Genomic segment of Passer domesticus isolate bPasDom1 chromosome 4, bPasDom1.hap1, whole genome shotgun sequence:
CTTGCTTGTACATTCTTCAGTGTTAATACAATGCAGATAGAGTAAACACAACTACTACAATAAACTACTTTATGTGATTTTACTGTTGTGTTTTGTGGCCTGTTAGACACACAGAATAACTCAAACATGTTAGTTCACTGAAGCTAGTGCTGTCACACTTACGTGAAAATGtacttagaaaaaaagaaaattcagtctTTGGGGGTTTATCCTTACTTGTGAATGAAGTAAACCCCTGATAGTAGTAACCTTGATTTTCATGTTATAGTGCCAACAGATATGTTGgtcagtaatttaaaaaatactgttaCAACGAAACTTAAAATttactgaatatatttttttgcatttttcaaaatagaaaaataactttttttctgaCTATAGAAACATTGGGTAGATAGAAAATCTTGGTGCTCGTGGCATGTTAAGAGGGCTATGTTTACTTCCCATAATACATAATTTTTGTAAAATAATACAGTATTGATTAGGTTATTTTGGTCTCAACTTAAGTTGTATTTTGAGGACAGTTATGGTGCAGATACAATCTGTCTGTGTAATTATGCTGTAGGCTGGCAAGGGGCACATCTTCATTTAGATGCCTGTTCTAAATAACTTGCATTGTATTTGCATATTCCCATCACTGAATAGAAGGGGTGGGTCCACAGGGAGGGAGTGTGAATGTAAAACAGGAGGAGAGACAGTAATGTAAAAATTTGGctgctgcttttgaaaatgCCCAGTCCTAAACCAAGTTTTGAGCTGCCAAAAGCTCAAAACAAACTTGGGTTAGATTGGCTgaaagcagtttaaaaaaataccttgGTTCATTCTCTGCTTGGTTCTAGAGTTAATGTATAACTGTGTGGAAACAGTCTCTCTCTTCCCTCCCCCCGTAGTAAAACATTGTGCATGTTTgtatctttttaaaataaatccaacTATAACCTGTTTTAAACTGTTTCCAATtggttgattttctttttctttttttgttagatgaaaggggcactgactgaAATTATCCAGCTCGCTACCTTGGATTCAGACCCCTGGGTCTTAATGGTAgctgatattttaaaatcctttccAGATACTGGCTCCCTTAACCTTGATCTTGAAGAACAGAATCCCAATGTTCAAGATATTTTAGGAGAGCTTAGAGAGAAAGGTAAGCCATCTCTGTTGGTGAAAATTGCAGGAATGTGGTGTCTTTTTTTAGGAATAACCTGTCATTTCACAGGCAGCCTTGCTGTCTTAAAGTAGAGATACAAGAACAAGCACTGTCTTGTCTCTGAACTACCACAGTTCATGACCTGGAATGTTACTGGACTGGGAACTGTGGTATTTGAGGAATGGTAGCTTCTTAAATTATCTTTTCACATATCATCACAATTTAATGTCAGTTATTGCCCGGAGTGTGAAGGGCAGCACAAAAGTTGTGTGGATGCATTAATatcacagcctgtgctgcagcttaGTCAGTAAAGGCTTTTTCTGTGTTGCTCTGTCTCCCATTTGTGGTACCCAAGACAACAGCAAGTCTGTCTTGTGTGGAAGCACCACCtctgtcctgggcaggggctgcctgtgctggaagTGTCTGGAGGGAGGCTGATCTCGGGAAGAGTTGTGCTGCTGATGGCCAAGCAGCCACAGATTGCCCAGCAGCTGAAAATGTGGGGTCAGGCActtgcacagctgctgcttcaaACAGTAAATGGTGATGCAAAGCTACTCCTACTCCAGTGGGTTTATTTTAGCACATTGTCTAGAAAAAGCCCTCGGGCATCCATGGACAGACACAATCTCGGGGCTGGAGATTGCAGCAGAACAATAATTAAATGACTTGGAGGTGGAAacactttgttttcttcctaCAAACAATCATTTGTCTGTCCACATTTGTgatttggattttctttcaaCAGTTTGGTTTTCATGTGTAATTTTTAAGGAACctgagaattcttttttttttttttttgacaataGCAGCATATTTAAGATAAATATAATTTGACTAGGTATAATTAAAATGGAAGCTTTTATGAAGCTAATGGGAAAAACAAACATGCTAATAACTGGTTATACATTGTGTAATTATTGGAACTAAATTACTCTTGGTGTTTATACAAGTAATCTAAAATTTAAAACCACCTGTACAGTCTAGttgaaaaatgttttgtcaTTAGCTGTCAAAGAGGTGCTAATACCCCTGTGTACTGTGTTAACTCTTTGTGCAGTAAGTGAATGTGAAACTTCAGCTATGTTGCCGTTGGAATGCCAATACTTAAACAAAAATGCCTTGACAACACTAGCTGGGCCACTTACTCCCCCAGTGAAACATTTCCAGCTGAAAAGGAAACCTAAAAGTGCCACTCTCAGAGCTGAACTCTTGCAGAAGTGTAAGTAGTATTAAGATTGTGTACAAATTAAATGTGAAGGGACAATTTATGCTCATTATATTCAGTCTTATTCTCCAGAATTGTGATACACATGAAAATGTTCTATTACAAGAGCTTTCCTGGATGAGGATGTGGAAAAGCAGGTGCAAGTCATTCCAGCCAGGATTGCATTAAAATGCTGATATTGACTGAAATGCTGTTCACATTTCAAGGCACACAAAAAGCTGTAGCTTCCTTAAGCACAGATTGGTCCTCTCCTGGGTATATGTAACAGCCAGTTGGGAAGACCTCTGAGGATACCTTTGGTTACAGCTCCTGAAGCAAAAGTAAAATGAGGACAGTTTTATTTTGCCATGTGCTTTTGGAGCAGAGAGCAAGGGCTGCtaattaatgttttctttcactCAGTGTGGCTGTATAGGGTGTAAAAAACAAGAGAGTTTTCTCTTAACAAAAGGCAACACGTGTACATGTATGTATTGGTTGCTGAATCTTAAAATagtttgctgcagctgctgttctgTTGTAGCAGCTTGCTGCTTTCTTGCATGTAACTTGAGTTGGTCTGGTTAAATACAAATTTTGTAACTTTCCATAATGTGTCatataacttttaaaaattatttcaatttctACTGAGTAAGTTGCCTTTTCTGGTAATTTCTTTTAGCTTAGGCCACCTTATCCATTGCAGAGTCATCCTGATTTCACATTTTCTCCAAATACTGTGTTTACTTCACATAAACGACCtgggttttaattaaaatacagtcCTTTCTTTGTTGGTATTGCTATCTCTATGTATTACTTAATAACATTGCATGTAAGAAGCATTGTGTTATATATTTTCAGCACAGGTTCTGCAATAACTAAAGgcatttttccttttagcaACAGAAACTGCGCAGCAGCTCAAGAAGACTGCAGGAGTGCCTTTCCATGCCAAAGGCAGGGGACTGGTCAAGAAGATAGATACAACAAGTATGGCTCACTTTCATCAGTTCTCAGAAAGAAAACCTGATAAAGTAGCCTTGATGAAGAATAGAATTGCCATCTGTTTTTTACAAAagcttaaatattttttgaagCAAAGGATTTCTCCCTTTCTGCCTCCCTCTCTCctgatatttaaatatttctgacaTGTCTTGTCAGATAGAACAACAGTGTGTGGGGTTTTTCAAATGGCAAGTATATCTGCCATGCTTCTAAAGTGTATGCAGCTAGATCATGCCTATAGACTGTGATAGGAATTTAATTTGCATCACTCCAGGAATAACTCCTGACTAAGCCATGTTGCTCCAAAAGAGAGCAGAGTGGATCACAGTAGTCTGCTGTGCTCTTTGAAATGCTGTGAAGTAGACTGAAACTGTCTTGTATTTGTATAATTCTGTCTGGAGAAAGAAGAGGGGATGGTGTGTTCTCTGCAGCCAAGGCTGAGCAGTGAATTCTACATGGCAAACCTGTGGAATGATCCTTCAGCTTTGTATCAATGCATTCAGCTGTTTGCTGAAGTTCCTGAACTGCTTGAATCTTTCAAGTAAAGTGTGAGAAGAGGGTTTAAAATTAGTTACATACTCTTAAGTCACTGCACAGGAATAACATTCCTGGCCACCAGTGATGCTGAGGTGTGAACCTTTGAGTGATTTCTTAGTGTTGTGGCTGGAAGTACTATGAAATACTTTGAAGTACTTTGTGTCAATGCTATTTAAGACATGGCTTTGAGTGCTGACGTTTGGCCTCGTGTTCAAGCAGGAAATGCAAAAGGTCTAGTTGTAATTTGAACTAAAAACTTTCCATTTTAGAAAAGGACTGTTAGTTCTTGGCATTCTGTGTTGCTGTTGAATTACTAAAGCCAGTTCTTAGAACCTGTCCTTTAGAGCCAGTTGGCCTCTAGAAAAGGAGTTGGGGACCTGCTGAGGTTTGCTCTGCTGAAAGATACTCACATGGGTCAGAGCACTGTCCTATGGTGCAAACATTTTCAGTACAACACTTAGAGGAATACAGAGTCTGTAAGCTCAAACTGAAGTTCTCTGTTCATCTTCTACTTACAGAGCATGATGAGGTTGTCAGGAAGCTCAAAGACCTGATAGATCTGTATATGAATCCCATATCTTTTAGTAGTTAAGATTACTGTGTTTAGTGGTAGCATTAAGTGTGAGGTAGAGGGGCAGTTTTATAGAGTTGGGAGGAAACAGATGCTTACAGGTGTAGCTGATGCTGCTGAGCATTGAGACAGCAGCTGTTCTGTTTGCACTGCAGACCCAGGCTGGTCCtccttgtgcaaacagcagctctAGATTTTCACACCCCTGTGTCAGGCAGTGACTTACCTTTGCAGTACATCATGAGCCCTTAGCCCTGCAGAAGCTGGGCTAAGATTTTTGGTTACATACCATTTTATCAAGTAATTTGATTGTGAAAATCAAAGAGCAACTTTGTCAATAATTGGATTCAAAAGATTTATATCCTATACTGTTTTACATGTTCAGAGTTTGTTTTGCAAGCAAGGCAAGCTGCTGTTTGTATAGGAAAAGCAGACTTTGTTAGCAGTGCACCTGTTTGATTACTTCATGTAGAATGGGATTGCAAGCATTGGTCAGAGTTTGGCCCTTATTCCCTTTTTGAAAAGTAAAACCTAGTCTGACCTTTGAGAGACATGTAGTGTTATAGCAAATTCCACATTATAATATTAATGTTTATAAtaaactttttaatttaaagggCAAGTAGTATGTGCATTTAGAAGGGGAGGAGCTGAAGAACTCATTACAGCATTTTCCATAACCAGTTAAACACATATTTCAgttgttgctttttttgctCTTCCCTAAGCACCACTCAAAGGGATACCAAAACAAGCTCCCTTCAGGAGTACTTCAGCTCCCAGTGTTTTTAGTCCTTCTGGAAACAGAACTCCTATTCCTCCTTCCAGAACACCTTTGCGCAAAGAAAGAGGGGTAAAGGTAGGTACACTCCTTGTTTTTCTGCTCAGGTCTCTTCTCTCACCTAAAGtgaatttctgctgctgctttgaatcaatatattaaaggaaaaaaaaaaaccctgaggaTGATATTTAGGGAAACTACATGCATTTAACAATGATTATTAAGTTCTCTGTGGTCTTTCTTTTTAGCTTTTAGATATCTCTGAGCTGGATATGGTAGGTGCTGGCCGTGAagcaaagagaagaagaaagacaTTAGGTTGGTACAGCATTCTGCTTACACAGGCTGTCAGTACACCTGCAAACAGGATCAAAATTTGTAGTACCATTTCTTCTTAATTTGCTAAAGATTAGCCTGAGCTAAACTTTAAAACATTAGGGGATGTGATACCAACCAGCCCAAATAGGTTTTAAAGGAGGATTTTCACTTGTTTCAGTGCTCCTACTCGTGCTGCCTTGGCCTAGGTAATCTAACTCAGTCATGTGAAAGGATTGAGCTAATCAGTTGTGCTTTGGGCAGCCCATAGGTGTGTGAGTGGCTTCAGTACTGGAATTTTTGAGTTATTTTCATCTGCTCACTTCTACTGGCTGTATGGCCAGGTAAAAGtagttttgaaaaaaattgtagCACTGTTCAAAATTTTTACTGAGAGATCTTAGCAAGTGAATGATATCTGATGCACTGCTTTTAAAGCAAGTTACAGGGTTGTGCCCTACTTAACCATGTCAAGAAGATATATTATGCAGCATATTTGTCCTAAAACAACTTTTTTGTATTTGTCACCAAAAAGAATACCACTTCAGAACAAAACCATAATTGCAATTAAAATGTTGCTTGGGCTTTCATGTTTTCTGGTATCAGATTACTCTGTTACTGTATCCTGTACATTGTTGTTCAGTTCATTGTTTGGTTCATTATAAAACTGTGTTTGGAGATTACTGTATCTACTTCAGCAAATACCTCTTCAAGCATGTTTTAGCATACTTTGAGAaatgaatttttatatttttgtttaaaaagtatattcagtatttctgaaaaaattGTTTGGACTCACTTGTGTTTTTATACAATAGATACGGAAGTTGTGGAAAAGCAAGCCAAAGAAGAAACAGTAGTAGAAAATGCTACCCCAGATTATGCTGCTGGCCTTGTGTCTACACAGGtaaaaccaagcaaaatcaatcaaacaaaaccaaccagtcaaaaaaaaaaggaaaaataatattgaCATGTGCTATTCTAAACCACTTAAACACTGTAATGGTATTTTACTCACTTgttgaaacatttaaaaatttttacttctttttttcaaaattttgttataATTTTCaccaaagaaaaagcaaacctGTTGTAGAAGTCATTCAGTCAGGAAGAGGAAGAACCTGTCATGTGTAGGCCTTTTTCCTCCTATTTCAGATACAGCATATTAGAAACTCTGGTGCAGCTTTGTTTCCTCAGTCAGGATCTACAAGAATGTTGTGTCCTGCCCTTGCTTTTGAGTGAGAAACTGTCTGTTGGGCATGTGTGACAAGCCAAGGCCAACATACAGGCAGAGTCAGGAGTGAAGGTCATTGCCTCTCTTCTGCAGAGTGCTAAGAGAATCTTTGTTTTAGCAAGTTCCACATTTTACAGAATGTCCGTGTTTAATACAATCGGGCTGCCTCAAACGATTCATCTGTTAGACTTATTCCCCCTGAAACTTCTTTCCTCTCTCACCCCCTTATGTTCAAAGGCTGTATGCAGTATCACGTATAATGAAGTACAAAATGAGCCTTTTTCTGCAGCCTCATCATCCTAGATGGCATCAGTCATGTTGGTGTTGCCTGCCTGTTTCAGTGGGAATGAAGTTTTTGCCTGTGCTCTTACTGCTGCCTTCTGCTTGCCTGTGCCCCAGAGGCCTTTGTGTTCTCCTGGGTGATAGCCTAGTAGACCTTATGCCCATGGATGATCATGGTTCTCCTTGCTAGTGGTGAAGAGCATGCTTCCTCTGGAACATCACTTAGTCCTAGAGTGCAATTCTTCATAAAGTGCCATCAGCAGAATTTCTGATGTTTGAAGTACAAAGTCAGTGTTGAACAGGTTGTTAGGTAAGACTCCTAACAGAGGGGTTTGCACTTAAGTTCCCAAAAGAAATATCTTAGTAAAACTAATGTTGAAGTTGTATTTAAAAACAGCCCATGAATACTTGCAGTGTGGCTTTAATACTTTCTTTTCTGTCCTGTAGAAACTTGGCTCGTTGAACAATGAGCCTGCACTACCTTCTACAAGTTATTTACCTGCTACCCCCAGTGTGGTGCCGTCTTCCTCCTATATCCCGAGCTCTGAAACACAGCCAGGTAACAGACACTTCTTTGCTCTTGGGATCTGATAACTGCAACTCTGTACAGTTTTACTGTCTGGCTGCTCTTTTATTTACAAACTGCTGTCCCTCAGCTTCAGTGAAACTCCACCTTAGCAATATAAAATCCATTGCAAGACTCCAGCCTTTGAGTTTGGGGAAACCAGACATATCATTTAACCtaagtaaagaaaataattgttgGCCCTAAATTTTTAGGGTGACTGCTAGGTAAGTCAAGTAAGTGAAAcaatttcctgatttttttattcttacaCAGTAATAGAAAATCCAGCCTTTGTAATCCCTAAAGAGTAATCAGTATAAGTCTGAAGTATATATTCCATGCACACACATACTTGCACATACAAAACAGTTGCTTTCAGAAATCAGTTTTTATTTCTAGAGGCAAGTACATATTATCTTTCACACAGTTTGGGATTAAGCCATCCATTTTTCTTCTACCTTTGTATAACAAAGATAATAGCTGACCTACTGATTATTTTGAAAAGTGCTGTTATTTTCAATTCTAGAAAAATGCCAATAGTAAAAAATAGTTTGTACAAGTCCTTTTTTCCTACAGTTTTATTTTAACCagcttgattttatttttccttccctgctgtgTGTGAAGTCTTTAAAGGAATGCATCAGTTTGTGCTAACAGATGTGCATGGCTGGGATTCATTGCTAGACTTGCCCATTAACAGAGACCCAACATTTCAgtttaatatattattttttacttGTGAGTGTGGCATTTTGGGCACTATAGAAAACTGCATAGATGCAAGACCCAGTCATTTCATTTGGCCTCAAAACAGTTCAGAATCTCTCTGAAGGTCTATGCACATCTTTCTCTGGCAGAAAATTGGCATCTCCAGAAGGAATGCAGCCAAGAGCACAGCAGTGTGTCAGCAGCTGTAGTACTATTTTCCAGAGTGTTGGCATTGTGTTCAGCAGCAGGAGATGTCTAGTTTAAAATTCTCTATTCTGTACTCTTTCCTTTAGGAGTATTAAGCTTTTCTTAGGGAACAGGAGCATGAAACTGTTTTCTTGATATAAGATGCACACAGAAGATCCACAGATTTGGCCTCTTATAATCTGAGGTTGCATAATTAAGACATTTCTTTATGAAAGTCAATTATTCTGACAAGAGACAAACTCAGTAATGGAACTTGTACAAGAATAAGGAATAACTCATAGTTGCAAATGTTTATCCTCTCAATTGTTCCACATCTACTGAAAAATAGTATTGCTAAAACCATTGGCATGTCTGTGCCAAGGTGGAGAACCATAGAAATCTCATTTCCTAAAATCTTCCCTAAGGTGCATCAGTGTATCTGTGATCCATATCTGCCTGTAGTCTTCTGTGAGCCCAGGGTGAACAGGTCAGCTTAAAGCTCATGAGGTTTGTGAAGGCTGCTTGAGCAGCTGTGCCTGTGTCCAAGAGCTGCAAAAGAAGGTAGTTAGAGTGTCCACTGGGTGATTACCACTGGCTGGACAGATGGTAGCTTGTGTGGTCAAGCTGCTGTGATTTCATGAGTTGCCTCCAACTGCAGCCCGGTTTGGAATAGTATAACTTCCTTATTGCAGGTGAATG
This window contains:
- the NELFA gene encoding negative elongation factor A, with protein sequence MPVENPLFFRSAPKMASMRESDTGLWLHNKLGSTDELWAPPSIASLLTASVIDNIRLCFHGLSSAVKLKLLLGMLHLPRRAVDEMKGALTEIIQLATLDSDPWVLMVADILKSFPDTGSLNLDLEEQNPNVQDILGELREKVSECETSAMLPLECQYLNKNALTTLAGPLTPPVKHFQLKRKPKSATLRAELLQKSTETAQQLKKTAGVPFHAKGRGLVKKIDTTTPLKGIPKQAPFRSTSAPSVFSPSGNRTPIPPSRTPLRKERGVKLLDISELDMVGAGREAKRRRKTLDTEVVEKQAKEETVVENATPDYAAGLVSTQKLGSLNNEPALPSTSYLPATPSVVPSSSYIPSSETQPAGSAREALQANRQTEEPAAPNATTTLPAQFKQRTPMYNSNSNPPAATPTSPLTPTTPPAISPAAQAPQVAPQTQQQPPPKKSLSLTREQMYAAQEMFKTANKVTRPEKALILGFMAGSRENPCQEQGDIIQIKLSEHTEDLPKADGTGSTTMLVDTVFEMNYATGEWTRFKKYKPITNVS